In Corynebacterium nuruki S6-4, the following proteins share a genomic window:
- a CDS encoding benzoate/H(+) symporter BenE family transporter: MSHTGPASASVTSSAAAGIVTALVGFTSSFVVILTGLRAVGATDDQAASGLLGLCVVVGASTLWLALRHRVPVTTAWSTPGGAILGTAGASADSFGDAVGAFLVCAVLLVLSGLWPALGRVASAIPTPVAQAMLAGVLLPLCMKAVTGLEESPGAVIPVLVVWLVGTLFLPRWAVPLTFLVAGVVIAVHLVVDDAATVDTAAMLPSLELTAPGFSAGAVVGIALPLYVVTMASQNLPGVAVLKSYGYATPWRDALVTTGLGSAVVAPFGGSSVNLAAISAALSAAPETGVAKNLRWRNAVWSGSTYLVLAVSAAAVVALAASAPAGLLAAVAGVALLGAFTGAVQGAWADARLRLPAAVTFLVAASGATFLGIGAAFWALVAGVVVTVLFRWAEARRAGSAPDHRRRSSR; the protein is encoded by the coding sequence GTGTCACATACAGGTCCCGCTTCTGCGTCCGTCACGTCGTCCGCCGCAGCCGGCATCGTCACCGCCCTCGTCGGGTTCACCAGTTCCTTCGTCGTGATCCTCACCGGGCTGCGCGCGGTCGGCGCCACCGACGACCAGGCCGCCAGCGGACTGCTCGGCCTGTGTGTGGTGGTGGGGGCCAGCACCCTCTGGCTCGCGCTGCGGCACCGCGTCCCGGTCACCACCGCCTGGTCGACCCCCGGCGGGGCGATCCTCGGCACCGCCGGGGCCTCCGCCGACAGCTTCGGGGACGCCGTCGGGGCCTTCCTCGTCTGCGCCGTACTCCTGGTCCTGTCCGGACTGTGGCCGGCGCTCGGGCGGGTGGCGTCCGCCATCCCCACCCCCGTCGCCCAGGCGATGCTGGCCGGCGTGCTGCTGCCGCTGTGCATGAAGGCGGTGACCGGACTGGAGGAATCGCCTGGGGCCGTGATCCCCGTACTGGTGGTGTGGCTGGTCGGCACCCTGTTCCTGCCGCGGTGGGCGGTGCCGCTGACCTTCCTCGTCGCCGGGGTGGTGATCGCCGTGCACCTGGTCGTCGACGATGCCGCCACGGTGGATACCGCGGCGATGCTCCCGTCCCTCGAACTCACCGCACCCGGCTTCAGCGCCGGGGCGGTGGTCGGTATCGCGCTGCCGCTGTACGTGGTGACGATGGCCTCCCAGAACCTGCCGGGTGTCGCCGTGCTCAAGAGTTACGGCTACGCCACCCCCTGGCGTGACGCACTGGTGACCACGGGGCTGGGCAGTGCGGTCGTCGCCCCGTTCGGCGGCAGCTCGGTCAACCTCGCGGCCATCTCCGCGGCCCTGTCCGCCGCCCCGGAGACCGGGGTGGCGAAGAACCTCCGGTGGCGCAACGCGGTCTGGAGCGGCTCGACCTACCTGGTGCTCGCGGTCTCCGCCGCGGCGGTCGTGGCACTCGCCGCCTCCGCCCCGGCGGGGCTGCTCGCCGCGGTCGCCGGCGTCGCACTCCTCGGCGCCTTCACCGGTGCGGTGCAGGGGGCGTGGGCCGACGCGCGGCTGCGCCTGCCCGCCGCGGTGACGTTCCTGGTGGCGGCCTCGGGGGCGACATTCCTCGGCATCGGTGCCGCGTTCTGGGCGCTGGTCGCCGGGGTGGTCGTCACCGTGCTGTTCCGCTGGGCAGAGGCACGCCGTGCCGGATCAGCGCCGGATCACCGCAGGCGTAGTTCCCGGTAA
- a CDS encoding 2,3-butanediol dehydrogenase translates to MKAARYYGNHDIRIEDIDQQPLEPGTVRVDVAWTGICGTDLHEYLDGPIFCPTQDTPDPVSGETAPVTLGHEFSGVVSEVGEGVDDLAVGDHVVIEPYILHDDVDTSPASSTYHISPDMNFIGLGGRGGGLSENVVVKDRWVHKIDKELPLDEAALIEPLSVGYHAVQRAGVDESSAGQTALVGGAGPIGLLTSAVLKAFGVKVIISELSELRRQKALDAGVADVALNPAEVDVVEEVRKLTGGEGADVAFECTSVQVVFDTLMDALRPHGVLQVVAIWGKPASVDFHKLVMKELDIRGTIGYVNSHPATIKLVESGKIDLKPFITGKIALDDLIDKGFDTLINHNETAVKILVSPSGKGLE, encoded by the coding sequence ATGAAGGCAGCACGCTACTACGGCAACCACGACATCCGCATCGAGGACATCGATCAGCAGCCCCTGGAGCCCGGCACCGTCCGGGTCGACGTCGCCTGGACCGGCATCTGCGGCACCGACCTGCACGAGTACCTGGACGGGCCGATCTTCTGCCCCACCCAGGACACCCCCGACCCGGTCTCCGGCGAGACCGCCCCGGTCACCCTCGGCCACGAGTTCTCCGGCGTCGTCTCCGAGGTCGGCGAGGGCGTCGACGACCTCGCCGTCGGCGACCATGTCGTCATCGAGCCCTACATCCTCCATGATGACGTGGACACCTCCCCGGCCTCCTCGACCTACCACATCTCGCCCGACATGAACTTCATCGGACTCGGCGGCCGCGGTGGCGGACTCTCGGAGAACGTCGTGGTCAAGGACCGCTGGGTCCACAAGATCGACAAGGAGCTGCCGCTCGACGAGGCCGCACTCATCGAGCCGCTGTCGGTCGGCTACCACGCCGTCCAGCGCGCCGGGGTCGACGAGTCCTCGGCCGGGCAGACCGCCCTGGTCGGCGGTGCCGGCCCGATCGGCCTGCTGACCTCCGCGGTGCTCAAGGCGTTCGGGGTCAAGGTCATCATCTCCGAGCTCTCCGAGCTGCGCCGTCAGAAGGCACTGGACGCCGGGGTCGCCGACGTCGCCCTCAACCCCGCCGAGGTCGACGTGGTCGAGGAGGTCCGCAAGCTCACCGGTGGTGAGGGCGCGGACGTCGCCTTCGAGTGCACCTCCGTGCAGGTCGTGTTCGACACGCTGATGGACGCCCTGCGCCCGCACGGCGTGCTGCAGGTCGTCGCCATCTGGGGCAAGCCCGCCAGCGTCGACTTCCACAAGCTCGTCATGAAGGAGCTCGACATCCGCGGCACCATCGGCTACGTCAACTCCCACCCGGCGACGATCAAGCTCGTCGAGTCCGGGAAGATCGACCTCAAGCCGTTCATCACCGGGAAGATCGCCCTCGACGACCTCATCGACAAGGGCTTCGACACGCTGATCAACCACAACGAGACCGCGGTGAAGATCCTCGTCTCCCCGTCCGGCAAGGGTCTGGAGTGA
- a CDS encoding glycerate kinase yields the protein MSTAKIIVAPDSFKEALDAAGVAAAMSAGVRDALPTAEILEFPVADGGEGTAVAMTRALGGELHAVTVTGPLGAPVTARYGLVPAGAGRPVTAVVELAEAAGIHLVDPADRDIRAAGTAGVGEIMAQALDDGARHIIVGLGGSVTTDGGLGLLAALGLVAVDTAGTPVSRDAAGLIRAADLQDRGMDPRWREVQVTVAGDVDNPLCGPQGAAAVFGPQKGASPADVRELDAALSRWAGILATATGQDAATVRTTPGAGAAGGVGAALATVFGASLRSGAELLLDLVDFTAACRDADLVLTGEGRIDAQTGHGKAPARVAAAAHAATGGAAGGVPVIAVGGAVTADAATLVPGLFTDIVTVGDPARPVAENLARTATDLRVTVARRMSVFSHCQRR from the coding sequence ATGAGCACCGCGAAGATCATCGTCGCCCCGGACTCGTTCAAGGAGGCCCTCGATGCCGCCGGTGTCGCCGCCGCGATGTCCGCCGGGGTCCGGGACGCCCTCCCGACCGCCGAGATCCTGGAGTTCCCCGTCGCCGACGGTGGGGAGGGGACCGCCGTCGCGATGACCCGGGCACTGGGCGGGGAGCTGCACGCGGTGACGGTCACCGGACCGCTCGGCGCCCCGGTGACCGCCCGCTACGGACTGGTGCCGGCCGGCGCCGGTCGCCCGGTGACGGCCGTGGTGGAACTCGCCGAGGCCGCCGGCATCCACCTGGTCGACCCCGCCGACCGCGACATCCGGGCCGCGGGCACGGCAGGTGTCGGCGAGATCATGGCACAGGCCCTCGACGACGGTGCGCGGCACATCATCGTCGGTCTCGGCGGGTCGGTGACCACCGACGGCGGACTGGGACTGCTCGCCGCGCTCGGCCTCGTCGCCGTCGACACGGCCGGCACCCCGGTCAGCCGGGACGCCGCCGGGCTCATCCGGGCCGCCGACCTGCAGGACCGGGGCATGGATCCGCGGTGGCGGGAGGTGCAGGTCACCGTCGCCGGGGATGTCGACAATCCGCTCTGCGGCCCGCAGGGCGCCGCCGCGGTCTTCGGCCCGCAGAAGGGCGCGTCCCCCGCGGACGTCCGTGAGCTGGACGCCGCCCTGTCCCGGTGGGCGGGGATCCTCGCCACTGCGACCGGACAGGACGCCGCGACCGTCCGGACCACCCCGGGTGCCGGGGCGGCCGGCGGGGTCGGCGCGGCGCTGGCCACCGTGTTCGGTGCGTCGCTGCGGTCGGGGGCGGAACTGCTGCTCGACCTGGTGGATTTCACCGCGGCGTGCCGGGACGCGGACCTGGTGCTCACCGGGGAGGGCCGGATCGACGCGCAGACCGGACACGGCAAGGCGCCCGCACGCGTCGCGGCGGCGGCCCACGCCGCGACCGGCGGGGCTGCCGGGGGCGTCCCCGTCATCGCCGTCGGCGGGGCCGTCACCGCGGACGCCGCCACGCTGGTCCCGGGCCTGTTCACCGATATCGTGACCGTCGGGGACCCGGCCCGGCCGGTCGCGGAGAACCTCGCCCGGACCGCGACAGACCTGCGTGTCACAGTGGCCCGCAGAATGTCCGTATTTTCACACTGCCAACGACGGTGA